The Leptotrichia sp. OH3620_COT-345 sequence GCTCGATCAGTTTAGCCATTCCCTCGCCAAGAATTTCATCAGCCACAAAGTTATGTTTATATTTTTTATTTGTGTTGCGTACATAGTTGTCAAGCGTTTGTTTAATTTTAAGTTTTTTGTGTAGCTCTCTTAATGTTGTCAATTTAATACTCCCTCATATATTTTACCAAACTTTAAAGCGTTAATTTTAACTAACTGCTTCAATTCTGATATAAATTGCTGTTCTCCGTCAAAGTCAAATGGCATTGATACGTTTTCCTTGATCCAAGCGAAAGCTCCGTCAAAGTCTTGTCTTAATAAGCTCATTTTATCCACGATGTCGATAATTTGCTCTCTCTCTTCTTCTGTGTACATGTAACCACCTTTCTAGAAAGGAAGTTCTGATTCATCAACTTCAACAGGTTCAGAACCACCAAATAAGTCTTGTTTAGCTTGTGATTGACTACTATTATCATTAGTGATAAATACTTTTTCAACCGTAGGGAAAACAAAGTTATAATTTACGTATTCTCCTGATTCCTTGGC is a genomic window containing:
- a CDS encoding single-stranded DNA-binding protein (phage single-stranded DNA-binding protein), with the protein product AKESGEYVNYNFVFPTVEKVFITNDNSSQSQAKQDLFGGSEPVEVDESELPF